A region of the Conger conger chromosome 6, fConCon1.1, whole genome shotgun sequence genome:
ACCCCTACCGTTGTCAGTTATGGACTGGGAATGCCCCACCCTCCTACCGTCAAGCCCTCTGGCAACATCACTGCCAGTATTACTACTAAACCAAACACCTCTTCCCTTTGGCAGAACTGGACTGGCAAAAGTATTAAACATTCTGTTATCAACTGCTCTCTCAGCCATTTTGCATACTTGCGTTGTGTTAAATTCTATGAAAATAACACAATAGAATGTCAAATGAATgtagtgtggagaaagaaaaaaaaaatctatttatatatatatatgtcaacaaaataaaaatgattctcAGTCTTATCACTATACATTCAAGCACTATGTTCTGACTAATAGACTAGTTACGGATCTGACCACAACTTGATCTTCTActcttaaatggtaaatggcaaatggttggcatttatatagcgcctttatccaaagcgctgtacaattaatgcttctcattcacccattcatacacacactaccatGCAAgccgccgaccagctcatcaggagcatttaggggttaggtgtcttgctcagggacacttcgacacagcccgggcaggggattgaaccggcaaccctccaactgccagacgactgctcttactgcccgagtCATGTCGCCCCTTAGACTGGACAGCCACACAGCATCCACGGCGACCGGCGTTGAGCTGATCTTGAAGATCCGAGTCACGGCACCAGTGTAACAGTAGTCGATCAGTCAGAGACAGGAAATTCAGGAACTGCCTTTTTGACCGTTTATTGGCTGaagaagacaaacaaaacacataagTGTCTTCTTAAATGGTCACTGCACTGGCAAACCCTCAGCAGAGACTTGAATATGCTCTCTTTTTGcaacatttacataaaatacatGTCTCCTATATCAAAAGGAAACAATTAAACTtacattaaatgaaaacaaaattaaaatatggCTTACCGTAAATcttcaaattgtggccggggtcttttatttacttaggctgcataaagcacaggcctttatttggggcaggcttgtattcgaggcaggcctttatttcttattaggcttttttttcagaaataaagtaaaaggctacacttaaagtgggccaacactgttcaacacttcctgtaaccgttcagaaacgcaacttgagtagctaaaccattaatgaaagccaaaacagatgcatcttcataaaataccaacttgccagacacgccttcatgaacaataacaaattagcgtagatagcagcaagttaaggatctttttttccgaAAGAGCGTTtaattgtgagacatgcgtttcgtttggagcagcacaccggtaggctatcaaaagattttcgctttggtttgggatttaatttacttttggactgtttgattcaattgctaaatgttgggactgatgggacctgaaatctggggggtatttgatggttcactgctAAGTTTCATGTTGTTGAAAGAGTgccgggatttccacccgtctgtttgttgcgagtcaaggcagccgctttcattcattcactgaacgtgcgctgtgctgtaaatacatggaaaccttattgcgtagccaagtagcctaaattgagttaatttttcattttgcctgatttactttttattaaatttgtaggctggaatgcctcgcggcaacaattgtgtttaaatgtatactgcttcagccattggcaagctactcagaaggggacGGCAAGCGACtagtagcttgagagcaacgtgttgggagacccatggtgtaggacaacgacttttcattggcaacagtattaaaccaaccaacaatataaaatattttatttcattgagttaaatcgaaacaatgtcttctagtgctcatggactgatagccctactggtaggcaatatatTACccaggcttgtatttgggggccggcctttatttgtccgaatcgaccacgcccccggctattatccgaggcccggcttcaaatagaatcccggacacaatttgaggatttactgtaagtTGTATATCGGCACCACCTACTGGACACAGCATGAAATGCGACAGTGCTCATGCAGTCACTAGCTAAAACACTCTTAGCACACATCTACAAATTATATGGCCCACATACCTCaagaagacaaacaaaacacataagtgtttttttaaatggtcactGCACTGGCAAACCTAGacgtgcaaaataaaataataaattcattttcCCCCGAAAGAAACTAGTGAGTCTTCAACAGTTTCGTATGAGTCATGGCACGTGGCAATAGAACGCATGGAATGGCAGCTAGCCATTCTAGAACGCCTAACgtggtgaaatgaaaaaataaaaatatctattGCCATTGGTCAAAACTAACACAAATTTCATAAAGGCACGTAGTAAAACTGATGTTAAACATTAtacactacacattacaacttAAATTAGCTATATTCAACAAAGACTGGTAAAATAAAGACAGCTGTGTTTCAGTAACAACCTACCCTCAGCAGAGAGACTTGAATCTGCTGCAGGGATATGGCAACACAAGAGGGACAAAGTGTGATATTAATCAAAGCGCAGTGAACCAACTTCACAAGAGGGCtctaaaacaataaatactgGCCGGCGGTTGCTCAATTCAAGTAAAATTCACATAAAAATAACCTACATTTTAAACTCTGTTACatctgcagagtgacccaacatcgttcagtCACAGTGATCATAAAACCGTGGTGTCTCTCCGGTGACCCAGAATCTGTTCAGTTACAGACAGGCTTTCATACAGCTTCCAAACAGGCTTATTTCCTCCCAACAGGTGTTTCTTTTCACTGCGTCACAGTGACTTCATAACACGTGATAAGGATAGTGAGTGTTTTTTTGGTGAGtggttgaaatataaaaaaaatggacATACTGATATTAGACACAAAGAGACATGGGCCCTGCACCGGGGCCCCCCAGGtgcacctgcacctgctgcACCGTTTATATGACCACCACTGCTCACTGTCCTGCATATCTAGGGGACTCCCTAAAATGAGTGTGTCAATGTTTTCAAAGCCAGtactttttcattacattacattattggcatttggcagacgctcttatccagagtgatgtacaacaaagtgcatacccataaccagggataagttcgctgaaggaccctagagggaagtacaatttcaactgctacctgtaccacaaagataaggacgagggcctttttttttttttttttgagaacaaagaaacaaacaaacagagccaaagtgaccaaagttaactatccaaacactgcttacttagccaactaaaaataccgatacacaaagcaagtcacagagacaacaattaaggttcacagggaggtagggagggatggggagaggtgctgcttgaagaggtgtcttcagcttgcgcttgaaggtggggagagattctacagttctgacctcaacggggagttcgttccaccaccgtggagccagaacagacagtagtcgtgagcgtgatgtggaggttcggagagggggaggtgccaagcggcctgtggaggctgaacgaagaggtctggcaggggtgtagggcctgatgattttttgtagataagctggggaagaccctttaactgcttggaaggctagcaccaatgttttgacaggcagccagtggagggaagtaagcagggggtgacgtgtgagtatttgggaaggttgaagaccagacgagctgctgcattctggatgagttggaggggtctgatggcagacgctgggaggccagccaagagggaattgcagtagtccaggcgggacagaaccatcgcttggaccaggagctgggtcgagtagggggtgggaaaggggcggattctccgtatgttgtataggaagaacctgcatgaccgggtcaccgccacaatgttctcggagagggacagtctgctgtccatcaccacgccgaggttccttgcactgggtgacggcgtgagtgtggtatccccgagggaaatggagagatccagatggggagaggttttagcagggatgaatatcatttcagtcttgcctgggttgagctttagatggtggttgtcaatccagctctggatgtccctcaggcaagcagagatacgggctgaaacctgcgtatcagacggcgggaacgagacgaagagttgggtattgtccgcgtagcagtggtaggatagcccatgtgcagtgatcacagggccaagggagcgagtgtaaagagaaaaaagaagcgggcctaggactgagccctggggaactcctgtggcgaggggccgaggggtcgataccgaaccagcccaggcaacctggaaggagcgaccagagaggtaggactcaatccagtccagggctgtgccacagatgcccgttgctgacaggccaggcaggaggatggagtgatccacagtgtcaaaggcagcagagagatctagaagaatgacgacagaggagagggaggctgctcgtgcggcatggagtgactcactgacggagaggagcgcagtctctgtcgagtggcccgatctgaagccagactgatgggggtctagcaggttgttgttagaaaagaaagaagaaagttgagtagaagcggctcgttctatagttttagaaaggaaaggaagaagagataccgggcggtagttctggatgatggagggatccagagtaggcttttttagcagcggagtgatgtgggccctcatggaggatgccggaaaacagccggaagacagggaggagttgacaagggaggtgacaaatgggagaatgtcaggtgtgatagtttggagaagagaagaggggatagggtcaagggcacaggttgtagggcggtggcagagcaggagttgagaaacatcagagtctgtaaggggggagaaagtggaaaaggaagggatgggcctagagggggggaagggcacagtgaggggggcggtggttgtaaaggatctacggatgactgtgaccttctcatcgaagaaatcagcaaagtcatcagcagcaaaggaggactgaggaggaggaggcggtgcattgaggagagaggagaaaatagagaaaagtttccgggggttagaaccggagttctgaatttcaCCAAAgagacgtgtctgtgtgtgtctgtgtgcacctgtgtgtgtctatgtgtgtctgtgtgtgtctgtgtgtctatgtgcacctgtgagtgtgtctatgtgcacctgtgtgtgtccgtgtgtgtgtctgtgtgtgactatgtgcacctgtgtgtgtctgtgtgaatcgAGCCCACAGACACATGTGTGAGTTCCTTCTcggtcatgactgctgtctgttcaggccccacggtggtggaacaaccttcctgtggatgtcagaacagtaAAGTCTTTGACCAGTTTCATCAGGGAGAAATAATGATGCAGAGTTGTGTCTATCAGCATATACAGTCCCCTGTATTGGAACaacacactgtatacatttggggttgagataaaaagatgaacacgagacaagatcaaaatttcagcttttatttcccagtatttacacctagatgtaaAATACTAAGagcatagcacctttggtatcagaccacccaatttagGTGAGTATGTATTGGAACCGAGAGtacttaagtaaatgaaagtaaataactcttaatatttggtagcatataccttgcttgcaataactgcatcaagcctgcaacccattgacatcaccaaactgttgcattcttctatTTTTATGCTTATCCAGGCTggtactgcagcctctttcagatGTTCAGGTCAGTTGTttgtttcccttcaatctcctcttcaggtgaaatgcatgctcagtcgagttacggtctggtgattgactgggccagtctaaaaccttccactttttctcctttgttgtgttggcagtgtattttgggtcattgtcttgctgcataatgaagttcctcccaattcaTTTGGAcccatttctctgtaagttggcagacagaatgtttttgtaaacttctgaattcatcctgctgctaccatcatgagttacatcatcaacaaagattagtgagccactccagaagcagccatgcaagcccaagccatggcacttcctccaccgtgcttcacagatgagcttgtatgttttggatcatgagtagATCTGTTCTTTCTCCTACTTTGGCCTTACCATGCCTTTGGACCAGGTTAATCTTGGTTAGTCCATACCATGTTGTTCCAGAGCTTTAGTGGGCTCTCTGGTGCTGTGGTCGGGGAGGCCAGAGGAGAGCCAGCAGTAGAGCGCCGAGCAGGAGCCCCAGAAACAGGCAGGCGACGTACAGCCCCTTCCAGCCCCTGTGCATGttgcggtcctccaggaccagcTCATAGGCCGCCCGCGGGCACTGGCTCCGCCCACCTGGCCCCGCCCCGAGCCCCACCCCCGGCCGGTCGTCCTGGCAGTAGCAGGTGTACGTGCCCACTGTTTCCGTGGTTACTGTGACCGCCAGGTCCCAGTGGCGCAGGCGGGTGTGGCGGCCGGGGGGGTGGGTCCAGAAGCAGGGGCGGGGCGCCAGCTGTACGCAGGGCAGGACGATCTGCAGCCCCGCCCTCACGCGGAGCTCCTGCACGGTGGGGGAGCAGCgcactgcggggggggggggggggtgctgtttAACATCTGAACAGAGACACAAGGCAATAGAAGAGCGACCAGCAGGAGGCACTGCTGAGACTCACCGTCTGCAGTCTCACACACCACCTCAGGCCCCTGAGCCTCTGAGCCGCTGAAacacagagatcagcacagtcagagctgaaacacagaacagcacagtcaGAGCTGAAACGCAGAGATCAGCACAGTCagagctgaaacacagagcagcacagtcagagcagctgaaacacagagcagcacagtcagagcagaaacacagagatcagcacagTCAGAGCTGAAACGCAGAGATCAGCACAGTCagagctgaaacacagagcagcacagtcagagcagctgaaacacagagcagcacagtcagagcagaaacacagagatcagcacagtcagagcagaaacacagagctcagCACAGTCagagctgaaacacagagatcagcacagTCAGAGCTGAaactcagagcagcacagtcagagcagctgaaacacagaacagcacagtcagagctgaaacacagagcagcacagtcagAGCAGCTGGAACACAGAGAACAGCACAGTCAGAACTACCACTGCTGCACTGAGCTGCACAAGAAAGGCTGGCATTTCTTACTACCTTTACTGCACCTACAGCAGTTTCATTTACTGGCATCAAGCAGATAGACCCCATCCAAATGATGTGGTAGGACCTGTTTCAACACCTCatccccttgttacaggagtcccacGAGAATCTGTACTAGGGCCTCTGCTGTTTTCCATTTACATGAAATCACTTGGCTTCACATTACTTCACATGGCTTCCCATATCACTATTATGCTGATGATACTGaactttccctctctttcactccccgGACGCACAGGTTAATGAGAGGATATCTGCCTGTGGTGTAGGGTTGCAGGTATAATATGGGATGTGGTGTAGAGCTACAGGTATAATATGGGATGTGGTGTAGAGCTACAGGTATATTATAGGATGTGGTGTAGAGCTACAGGTATAATATGGGGTGTGGTGTAGAGGTACAGGTATAATATGGGATGTGGTGTAGAGCTACAGGTATAATATGGGGTGTGGTGTAGAGCTACAGGTATAATATGGGGTGTGGTGTAGAGGTACAGATATAGTATGTGGTGCAgtacagacattacattacattacattaatggcatttggcagacgctcttatccagagcgacatacagttgattagactaagcaggagacaatcctcccccgaagcaatgcagggttaagggccttgctcaagggcccaacggctgtgtggatcttattgtggctacaccggggatcgaatcaccaaccttgcaggtcccaggcatgtaccttaaccactacgctacagggttatgtaccttaaccactatgctacaaggtcatgtaccttaaccactacactccagggtcatgtaccttaaccactacactacagggtcatgtaccttaaccactacactccagggtcatgtaccttaaccactacactacagggtcatgtaccttaaccactacactccagggtcatgtgccttaaccacaacactacagtcatgtaccttaaccactacactacagtcatgtaccttaaccactaagctacaggccgtcccATACCTGGGTGAGGAGGGGGTGTAGGGTTACAGGTATAGTAtggggtgtggtgttgggttacAGGTATAGTAtggggtgtggtgttgggttacAGGTATAGTATGGGGTGTGGTGTAGGGTTACAGATATAGTATagggtgtggtgttgggttacAGGTATAGTATGGGGTGTTGTGTAGGGTTACAGGTATAGTATGGGGTGTGGTGTAGGGTTACAGGTATAGTATGGGGTGTGGTGTAGGGTTGCAGATATAGTAtggggtgtggtgttgggttacAGGTATAGTATGGGGTGTGGTGTAGGGTTACAGGTATAGTATGGGGTGTGGTGTAGGGTTACAGGTATAGTATGGGGTGCAGTACAGACCTGGATGAGGAGGGGGTGCAGGtctcccctctccacacacagccctggcTCTTGGTGAggacacacagctcacagtttGGGTACAGACTGCAGCCCCCTGCAGCCACACGAGCCAGAGACTGACCTGAGCTCACCATCACCCCCTCCTGCAACACAGAGACAGCATcagtacattattacattacgtggcatttagcagacgctcttatccagagcaacgtacaacaaagtgcaaaagaGCATCAGAGCTCTGCATGTGATTGCgcatgcgcgcgcgtgtgtgtgtgtacgtgtgcgtgtgtgcgcatgtgtgtgtacgtgtgcgtgtgagtgtgtgtgtgtgtgtgtgtgggagtttgagtgtgtgtgtgtacgtgtgcgtgtgggagtgtgtgtgtgtgtgtgtgcgtatctgtatgtgtgtgtgtgtgctgtgtgtccatatgtgtgtttgtgtgtgtgcacatgcatgcatgtgtgtaatgtgtgtgtgtgctctgtacaGTACCTGGTGTAACAGGATGTTGTTTACAGGTGTGTTGAACAGTGGGATCTCCTGGAGAAGGGTGGCATCCTGACCCCCCACTGAGACACTGTGCAGCTCCCCTGTAtctgagagaaacacacacacacacaatacacacacgtttatacaaatatacacacacaatatacacacacacgtttatacaaaaatacacacacacacatttatacgaatatacacacacacacaatacacacacacacacacacgcttatacaaaaatatgcacacacatttatacgaatatgcacacacacacacacaaacacacacatacttcctAAGGATCAGTCCCTGGCTTTGTCTCTTGTGCTCTTTCTCCCTCACCTGTGCCCAGGTGTAGGATGGCTGCAGGGTTGTGGTTGGATACAGTAATCGTGTTGTATGTGATTCCCCTCCGGACCAGGAGGGGCGCTGCAGACACACTGTTCTCCATCATGGGGTGGTCCCTCAGGAAGGACAGCACACTGTCGGGCAGACTGAGCGAGGACTCAAACCCTTCCGCCTTCAGGTCACGACCGATGCACTGAGGAGCAGCAGagacagcagcaggagcagctaTAGGGAGCAGCTACAGGCTAGGGAGCAGCTATAGGGTAAGGAGCAGCAACAGGATAGGAAGCAGCTACAGGGTAAAGAGCAGCTACAGGTTAAGGAGCAGCTACAGGGTAAAGAGCAGCTACAGAGTAACAAATAGCTACAGGGTAAAGAACAGAACAGCGACAGTGTAAGGAGCAGCTACAGGGTAATGAAGTTACAGGGTAATGAACAGCTACAGGGACTACAGGCGGGGCATACCTGTCCAGGGCGGGGCTTGAGAGCAGCCTCTGGATTGGGCGAGCTCTCACAGCTCTTCTTCTGTTTAAATGGGCCCTTCATGGCCTCCACGACATCagccacactgtacacacaaactgcagaTACATCGcccctgcacagagagagagagagcaaatgtgtgtgtgtgtgtgtgtgtgtgtgtgtgtgtgtgtgtgtgtaaaagcagtaggagtgtgtgtgtgtgtgtgtgtgtgtgtaaaagcagtaggagtgtgtgtgcgtgtgtgtgtgtgtgtgtgtgtgtgtgtgtatgtgtaatggcTGTACCACTGAGAGCTGAGTACGCAGTAGAAGTGTGTGCTctctggctccccctgctggtgctGCAGGGTGAAGACGGCGCGCAGGATGGTGTAGTGTTCGCCTCGGGCCTCACACACCAGGCCCGTCTTCATGAAGGACGTCCAGCGCTTCTGCAGGGTCTTCCTGCCACCGACATCcccctgagagggagagagagattacactCACCTTGTAATATCAtgtaatgagagagggagggggagagagagagagatagattacACTCAccttgtaatgtcatgtaatgagagagggagagagtcaggCAGCAGGAATGAGGAACCAATTGCAACCCAGAAATAAGTTGAATAAGTGTCTTTATTAACAGACTGGCAggtcaggcaggcaatggtaAACCACCGATAGACTGGTATAGCAGAGATAACACAGTTCAGTTTGTAGTCATGGTCACTAGCAATGGATCAATCATGGGGCAAATAGGCATGACAAGGGAAATCCAAATCTTGGTGGTTGTCACAGGCGAAAGTCCAGACACAGAAAAGCCAGCAGAACAAGCAAAGGAACAGAACGTGAACCAAGACTCGAAATCCAATACACAATGCAAAGTCCTGTAACGAGAGATCCAAAATAgaacagaagggtaatccaaaTAACAGATGCCGGTGGACACAAAACAGGtcgacacacagagcagacaaGCAGAGCACCggtaatgagacacaggtgaactgaatgacaGAATGAAAGAGGGCTACGGAAAAAGAGACTGGACAAAAGGCACAAATACCACACAGGGAAACCAGAAATGCTAAACAGCAGAGCATGACAGAGCATGACAGAGaaaaaggagaaggagggagagagagtgaaagagcaCATATCAGACAAACaggcagaaagacagacaggcaggcaggcaggcagacaaacaggcaggtgggcagacagacagacagacagacaggtgggcaggcagacagacagacagacagacaggcaggcaggcaggcagacagacaggtgagcaggcagacagacaggcacctTGCAGACGCGGGCCACTCGAGGCACGTTGACCTTGCTGTAGAAGTTGTactcctctgcctcttccatgaagaagaagaagatctcatcatcatcatcatcatcattcccAGAGGAGCCCTGACTCCACCGTACCACAGCAGAGCTTACAAATGTAGGcgctgcgcacacacacacacacacacacacacacacacacacacacacacatacattacattacattattggcagacgctcttatccagagcgacgtacagttgattaacaGCACTCACAACATATCAGTAATACTAATAACCCTTCCTGAACCCACTATacatcccacaatcccctgcagcaaacaggaagtggcaccTCTGAGCCAGGCGGAGGACTCCAAGGTGCGCACACGCTGCCCCTCGCTGCCCGTTGCCCGGGCGATGTGTGCGGTAGTGCCCATGAAGTCACTGCTGGTGCCGCTGTAGAGAATCCCAtctgcacaga
Encoded here:
- the LOC133131751 gene encoding semaphorin-4F-like → MKTPVRTLTVLFMGHWLVACSPAGTTDVLGPEYFSVSNISSLLLDEASGVLYLGARDSILAVNASTLSTTHPAILWSVPEEKRKICEMKGKSEADCHNYILVLQFVSEGQIYACGTYAFDPQCTFINRADFSLEVQADGSMKMETGKGKCPFDPKYSHTTVTADGILYSGTSSDFMGTTAHIARATGSEGQRVRTLESSAWLRAPTFVSSAVVRWSQGSSGNDDDDDDEIFFFFMEEAEEYNFYSKVNVPRVARVCKGDVGGRKTLQKRWTSFMKTGLVCEARGEHYTILRAVFTLQHQQGEPESTHFYCVLSSQWGDVSAVCVYSVADVVEAMKGPFKQKKSCESSPNPEAALKPRPGQCIGRDLKAEGFESSLSLPDSVLSFLRDHPMMENSVSAAPLLVRRGITYNTITVSNHNPAAILHLGTDTGELHSVSVGGQDATLLQEIPLFNTPVNNILLHQEGVMVSSGQSLARVAAGGCSLYPNCELCVLTKSQGCVWRGETCTPSSSSSDCADLCVSAAQRLRGLRWCVRLQTCAAPPPCRSSA